In one window of Paucidesulfovibrio gracilis DSM 16080 DNA:
- the fliF gene encoding flagellar basal-body MS-ring/collar protein FliF: MPPFLTETWQRFANFWQRRTVSQRVLIGGLSVIVTLAFVFMIYWLNMPDYRVLYTKLYPEDASKVVSMLQAAKEPYKLQDGGQTIMVPADRVYDLRLKIAGEGTLHGQGIGFEIFDNIKIGQTDFVQHINYQRALQGELARTISEFPQVERARVHLVLPHKSLFIEEQAPPSASVVLKLKDRAELGKKEITGIVNLVSMSVEGLEKSRITVTDMQGQPLYEPEEDGATVGLSSSQLDYKNEMERKLERRIQELLTPAVGPGKIIARVNAELDFSQRTIHRELFDPDATVLRSETRSEETTQGRANLDGGVPEANFRGDGFTGTQSTQDSTRETRTSNFEINREEQSIITPVGELKRLTVAVLVDGTYTTPEEGADPVYAPRTAEEMAEYERLVKSAIGFDPERADSVEVSNISFGVPEGIDSDSLMRTMLEYAQRFGKPFLNGLLIFLFLILVVRPVVMALIRPRVNEQEMDEVAGLPGADQRLALDEAEVDEEALDTSMRLENAKNMAFQLFDENTDQAVRLLKSWIKQEA, from the coding sequence ATGCCCCCGTTCCTGACCGAAACCTGGCAACGCTTTGCAAATTTTTGGCAGCGCCGCACTGTTTCCCAGCGTGTGCTCATCGGCGGACTCAGCGTCATCGTGACCCTGGCCTTTGTGTTCATGATCTATTGGCTGAACATGCCGGACTACCGGGTGCTGTATACCAAGCTGTATCCCGAGGACGCCTCCAAGGTGGTCTCCATGCTGCAGGCCGCCAAAGAACCGTACAAGCTGCAGGACGGTGGCCAGACCATCATGGTTCCCGCGGACCGTGTTTACGATCTGCGCCTGAAAATTGCCGGGGAAGGCACCCTGCACGGCCAAGGCATTGGCTTTGAAATTTTTGACAATATCAAGATCGGCCAGACCGATTTTGTGCAGCACATCAACTACCAGCGCGCCCTGCAGGGAGAACTTGCCCGGACCATTTCGGAGTTTCCCCAGGTGGAGCGCGCCAGAGTGCATTTGGTGCTTCCGCACAAGAGTTTGTTTATTGAGGAACAGGCTCCGCCGTCCGCGTCCGTAGTGCTCAAGCTCAAGGACCGGGCCGAATTGGGCAAAAAGGAGATCACCGGCATCGTCAACCTGGTGTCCATGTCCGTGGAGGGGCTGGAAAAAAGCCGTATCACCGTGACGGACATGCAGGGACAGCCTTTGTATGAACCCGAAGAAGACGGTGCCACGGTTGGCTTGTCCAGCTCGCAGTTGGATTATAAAAATGAGATGGAACGCAAGCTGGAGCGGCGAATTCAGGAGCTGCTCACTCCGGCGGTGGGACCGGGTAAAATCATTGCCCGCGTGAATGCGGAGCTGGATTTTTCCCAGCGCACAATCCATCGGGAGTTGTTCGACCCGGACGCCACGGTGTTGCGCTCCGAGACCCGCAGCGAGGAAACCACCCAGGGGCGCGCCAATCTGGACGGCGGCGTACCCGAGGCCAACTTCCGGGGTGACGGATTCACCGGAACCCAGTCCACACAGGACTCCACGCGGGAAACCCGTACTTCGAATTTTGAAATCAACCGTGAAGAGCAAAGTATTATCACTCCGGTGGGCGAACTGAAGCGACTGACGGTTGCGGTCCTGGTGGACGGCACCTATACTACCCCGGAGGAAGGGGCGGACCCTGTCTACGCACCGCGCACCGCCGAGGAAATGGCCGAGTATGAACGTCTGGTAAAGAGCGCCATTGGCTTTGATCCGGAGCGTGCCGACAGTGTGGAGGTTTCCAACATCTCCTTTGGCGTACCCGAGGGCATTGACAGCGATTCCCTGATGCGCACCATGCTGGAATACGCGCAGCGGTTCGGGAAGCCTTTCCTCAACGGCCTGCTCATCTTCCTGTTCCTCATCCTCGTGGTGCGGCCAGTGGTCATGGCCCTGATTCGTCCGCGGGTCAACGAGCAGGAAATGGACGAGGTCGCCGGGCTGCCCGGCGCGGATCAGCGTTTGGCCCTGGACGAGGCCGAGGTGGACGAGGAAGCCCTGGACACCTCCATGCGGCTGGAAAATGCCAAGAACATGGCCTTCCAGCTCTTTGATGAAAACACCGACCAGGCCGTGCGTCTGCTCAAGTCCTGGATCAAGCAGGAGGCTTAG
- the fliE gene encoding flagellar hook-basal body complex protein FliE, which produces MMIKSVAMQAYKNAMQDAQELSQQVRSTTQRKKPVEGFGETLTDSLSKVNEMQGEKSRMIEEFASGKTQNVHELMISMQKAGVAMQMTSAVRGKIISAYQEIMRMPF; this is translated from the coding sequence ATCATGATTAAAAGTGTCGCCATGCAGGCCTACAAAAATGCCATGCAGGACGCGCAGGAACTGTCCCAGCAGGTACGCTCCACCACTCAGCGAAAAAAGCCGGTGGAAGGGTTCGGCGAGACGCTCACCGATTCGTTGTCCAAGGTCAACGAGATGCAGGGCGAGAAGTCCCGTATGATCGAGGAGTTCGCCTCCGGAAAGACCCAGAATGTGCATGAATTGATGATCTCCATGCAAAAAGCCGGCGTGGCCATGCAGATGACCAGTGCGGTTCGCGGCAAGATCATCTCCGCATATCAGGAAATCATGCGCATGCCCTTCTAG
- the flgC gene encoding flagellar basal body rod protein FlgC, protein MDFMTALDIGASGLRAQRAYLNVISMNMANARTTRTVEGGPYQRKALSLESSPVYTPFDEAMKDQLNRDLHGVTVRGMVKDDRPFKMVYEPGHPDANEEGYVAYPDINVVEEMTNMINTMRSYEANTQSIDSVKKMFTKALRIGR, encoded by the coding sequence ATGGATTTCATGACCGCACTTGATATCGGCGCGTCCGGCCTGCGCGCGCAGCGGGCCTACCTGAACGTCATTTCTATGAACATGGCCAATGCCCGGACCACGCGCACCGTGGAGGGGGGACCATACCAGCGGAAGGCGCTGTCGCTGGAATCTTCGCCGGTCTATACGCCTTTTGATGAGGCCATGAAGGACCAGCTCAACCGAGATCTGCACGGTGTGACCGTGCGGGGCATGGTCAAAGACGACCGGCCTTTTAAGATGGTGTATGAGCCGGGACACCCCGATGCCAACGAAGAGGGCTATGTGGCGTATCCGGACATCAATGTTGTGGAAGAAATGACCAACATGATCAACACCATGCGTAGCTATGAAGCCAACACCCAGTCCATTGACTCGGTGAAGAAGATGTTCACCAAGGCGCTTCGCATCGGCCGATAG
- the flgB gene encoding flagellar basal body rod protein FlgB codes for MKGLFSSHIDVTAKVLDLRLERQNLVAGNLANVDTPGYKARRLEFEDRLQDALALDQRGKVTRTSSMHLPSTFSADGFEGRGIKEFEPRQVFGEDRVDLDKEMALMGKNAMLYNALAEVITKNFQGLQKVIQDGSK; via the coding sequence ATGAAGGGACTATTTTCATCGCATATCGACGTAACCGCCAAGGTTCTGGATCTTCGGTTGGAGCGTCAAAACCTCGTCGCCGGAAACCTCGCCAACGTGGATACTCCGGGATACAAGGCCCGTCGCCTGGAATTCGAAGATCGGTTGCAAGACGCTCTGGCCTTGGATCAACGCGGTAAGGTTACGCGCACCAGTTCCATGCATCTACCGTCCACTTTTTCGGCGGATGGATTTGAAGGGCGGGGCATCAAGGAGTTCGAGCCGCGCCAGGTGTTCGGCGAGGACCGTGTAGACCTGGATAAGGAAATGGCGCTGATGGGAAAAAACGCCATGCTCTACAACGCCTTGGCGGAAGTAATCACCAAGAATTTCCAAGGACTGCAAAAAGTCATTCAGGATGGGAGCAAATAA
- a CDS encoding tetratricopeptide repeat protein has protein sequence MSTHLDYEINKELGECYLFMGELEKAEEYYNKAAKSNGIHPDPYLGLATIAVQRGSLEEAMEQYRKAHTIEPTDKSHAGIGLILMEAGEAGVAFEHFSEALAINPENMVALFSLVRLGHETSNLELVVPHLENYLSIDPGKHEVRYALAGCLVCMDRKDDAILHLERILETDPSNESAQELLNQISV, from the coding sequence ATGAGTACACACCTGGATTACGAGATCAACAAGGAACTCGGAGAATGCTATCTCTTTATGGGAGAGCTGGAAAAGGCCGAGGAATACTACAACAAGGCTGCCAAATCCAACGGCATTCATCCTGATCCGTATCTCGGTCTGGCGACCATCGCGGTGCAACGCGGCTCTCTTGAGGAAGCCATGGAGCAATATCGCAAGGCGCACACCATCGAACCTACGGACAAGAGTCACGCCGGCATCGGTCTGATTCTCATGGAAGCTGGTGAAGCAGGTGTTGCGTTCGAGCACTTTAGTGAAGCGCTGGCCATCAACCCGGAAAACATGGTCGCCCTGTTCAGCCTGGTACGGCTCGGACACGAAACGTCCAATCTGGAACTGGTGGTTCCGCACCTGGAGAATTACCTCTCCATCGATCCGGGCAAGCACGAAGTCCGCTACGCCTTGGCTGGTTGTCTGGTCTGCATGGACCGCAAGGACGACGCCATTTTGCATCTGGAACGCATCCTGGAAACCGACCCGTCCAATGAGTCTGCCCAGGAATTGCTGAATCAGATCAGCGTGTAG
- a CDS encoding IMP cyclohydrolase, protein MDFLPIRRALLSVTDKSLLVEFATFLAQNQVELVSTGGTRRMLAEAELPVTPVSDVTGFPEILGGRVKTLHPNVHGGVLADKDNPEHLETLQQHEIKPFDLICVNLYNFADAAKKELDLKQAVEEIDIGGPTMLRAAAKNFHSILVVPGVSHYTAIMDEMRANKGKVGLDLRRRLAAETFGMVSEYDRMISAYLTDHTA, encoded by the coding sequence ATGGATTTTTTGCCTATCCGACGCGCTCTGCTGAGCGTCACCGATAAGTCGCTTCTTGTCGAATTCGCGACCTTTCTCGCCCAAAATCAAGTGGAACTGGTTTCCACAGGCGGCACTCGCCGCATGCTTGCCGAAGCCGAACTGCCCGTGACCCCGGTCAGCGACGTGACCGGCTTTCCTGAAATTCTGGGTGGCCGCGTCAAAACCCTGCATCCCAACGTGCATGGCGGCGTGCTTGCGGATAAAGATAATCCCGAACATCTGGAGACGCTCCAACAGCACGAGATCAAGCCGTTCGATCTGATTTGCGTCAATCTTTACAACTTTGCCGACGCCGCGAAAAAAGAACTGGATCTCAAGCAGGCCGTTGAGGAAATCGACATCGGCGGCCCGACCATGCTGCGCGCCGCCGCCAAAAACTTTCATTCCATCCTCGTGGTGCCGGGCGTATCCCACTATACCGCCATCATGGATGAAATGCGCGCCAACAAAGGCAAGGTAGGGCTTGATCTGCGCCGCCGCCTCGCTGCCGAGACCTTCGGCATGGTCTCCGAGTACGACCGCATGATCAGCGCCTACCTGACGGACCATACAGCCTGA
- the hflX gene encoding GTPase HflX — protein MKRLNRLYQRRYPLREVVSVEQARELAGLSHDIGRQVAVLVNRQGRADMVLVGDPEAIFIPELPRSRQGAGRLRGLRLVHTHFGSEKLSQEDLMDMVFLRFDSVAALSVDAEGWPDRIQVAHLLPPNPSHRTHELLSPERYDHQTVDLHALTEALEEEFSRSQPGPELEHGDRALLVSVSTASRQIQERSLDELSALARTAGLVPADMLVQRVRKADPRTIMGKGKLAELEVRALQCGARLILFDQDLSPAQMRNLAELTERRVIDRTQLILDIFAQRATSKAGKLQVEMAQLKYMLPRLTGAGKAMSRLMGGIGGRGPGETKLEVDRRRARDRLTRLKKELEAVRRHRAQTRERRSKSGVPVISLVGYTNAGKSTLLNTLTNADVLAEDKLFATLDPTTRRIRFPRDREVILTDTVGFIRRLPPDLREAFRATLEELEFADVLLLVADAAHPEVEEHVHAVENILEEMDLQKPERIVALNKWDKLDADDRERLGNIFPTGVPITARERSSLGPLVERILGALPHGDNSRT, from the coding sequence TTGAAACGGCTGAACCGACTGTATCAACGTCGCTACCCTTTGCGGGAAGTGGTCAGCGTTGAACAGGCCCGGGAGTTGGCAGGCCTTTCCCACGACATTGGCCGGCAAGTGGCTGTGTTGGTCAACCGCCAAGGTCGCGCCGACATGGTCCTTGTCGGTGACCCGGAAGCCATTTTCATTCCCGAGTTGCCCCGCTCCCGTCAGGGGGCTGGACGGCTTCGGGGCTTGCGGCTGGTACATACGCACTTCGGTTCCGAAAAACTCTCCCAGGAAGACCTGATGGACATGGTTTTCCTGCGCTTCGACAGTGTAGCTGCCCTGAGCGTCGATGCCGAGGGCTGGCCGGATCGGATTCAGGTCGCGCACCTGCTCCCGCCCAACCCTTCCCATCGCACCCATGAGCTGCTGTCCCCGGAGCGGTATGACCATCAGACCGTGGACCTGCATGCTCTGACCGAGGCGCTGGAAGAGGAATTCAGCCGCTCCCAACCCGGCCCCGAGTTGGAACATGGGGACCGGGCATTATTGGTCAGCGTATCCACGGCCTCAAGACAAATCCAGGAACGCTCTCTTGACGAACTTTCGGCGCTGGCTCGCACGGCCGGGCTTGTTCCGGCGGACATGCTGGTCCAACGTGTACGCAAGGCCGACCCGCGCACCATTATGGGCAAGGGCAAGCTCGCGGAACTGGAAGTTCGCGCCCTGCAATGCGGCGCTCGTCTCATCCTCTTTGACCAGGATCTTTCTCCCGCACAAATGCGGAATCTTGCGGAACTTACGGAACGTCGCGTCATCGACCGCACCCAGCTGATCCTGGATATTTTTGCCCAACGCGCCACCAGCAAGGCCGGGAAACTCCAGGTGGAAATGGCCCAGCTCAAATATATGCTACCGCGGCTTACGGGCGCGGGCAAAGCCATGTCCCGACTCATGGGAGGCATCGGCGGGCGTGGCCCGGGTGAAACAAAGCTCGAGGTAGACCGCCGCAGGGCGCGAGACCGTCTGACAAGGCTCAAAAAGGAGCTGGAGGCGGTGCGCCGTCACCGCGCGCAAACCCGCGAACGCCGATCCAAATCCGGCGTACCCGTTATCTCGCTGGTGGGCTACACCAACGCGGGAAAATCCACGCTGCTGAACACGCTGACCAACGCCGATGTGTTGGCAGAAGACAAACTGTTCGCAACACTGGATCCCACGACACGGCGCATTCGCTTTCCGCGTGATCGTGAAGTGATCCTCACGGACACGGTGGGCTTTATCCGACGGCTGCCGCCCGATCTACGCGAAGCCTTTCGCGCCACACTGGAAGAACTCGAATTTGCCGACGTTCTGCTGCTTGTGGCTGATGCAGCCCACCCGGAAGTGGAAGAGCATGTCCACGCCGTGGAAAACATTCTGGAAGAAATGGACCTGCAAAAGCCGGAACGGATTGTAGCCCTGAACAAATGGGACAAGCTGGATGCGGATGACCGTGAGCGGCTCGGCAACATCTTCCCTACCGGCGTTCCCATCACTGCCCGGGAACGCTCGAGCCTGGGACCGTTGGTGGAACGTATTCTCGGAGCACTGCCCCACGGCGACAACAGCAGGACGTGA
- the hisA gene encoding 1-(5-phosphoribosyl)-5-[(5-phosphoribosylamino)methylideneamino]imidazole-4-carboxamide isomerase has translation MILFPAVDIKDGQCVRLSQGKEDQVTVFSPDPVAMAQQWADRGCEYLHVIDLDGAFSGQPRNAELIRRICTAIDIPVQLGGGVRDLTIAKAYLDAGVQRLIIGTLALEQPERFAELCSAFPGQVGVSLDAVDGMLKTKGWVEDAGQHIFDVLPQMEKAGAAFIIYTDIARDGMQTGVNLEALEALCEKTTIPVIAAGGVHTLDDLKALYPLCAKGLEGAISGRAIYTGTLDVSAAQDWIRSMQ, from the coding sequence GTGATTCTGTTTCCTGCTGTCGATATCAAGGACGGACAATGCGTTCGTCTTAGTCAAGGAAAAGAGGACCAGGTCACGGTGTTTTCACCGGATCCGGTGGCCATGGCGCAGCAATGGGCGGACCGAGGGTGCGAATACCTGCATGTCATCGATCTTGATGGCGCATTTTCCGGCCAGCCCCGCAATGCGGAATTGATCCGCCGGATATGCACCGCCATCGACATTCCCGTTCAGCTGGGAGGCGGTGTACGTGATCTGACGATTGCCAAGGCGTATCTGGACGCGGGAGTGCAGCGGCTGATTATCGGCACCTTGGCTTTGGAGCAGCCCGAACGCTTTGCAGAGCTTTGTTCCGCTTTCCCCGGACAAGTGGGCGTATCGCTTGATGCCGTGGACGGCATGCTCAAGACCAAGGGCTGGGTGGAAGACGCAGGCCAACATATCTTTGATGTGCTTCCGCAAATGGAGAAGGCCGGAGCCGCGTTCATCATCTACACCGACATTGCCCGGGACGGCATGCAGACCGGCGTGAACCTGGAAGCGCTGGAAGCTCTATGCGAAAAGACTACGATACCGGTCATTGCCGCTGGAGGCGTTCATACACTGGATGATCTCAAGGCGTTGTATCCCCTGTGCGCAAAAGGACTTGAAGGCGCCATCTCCGGTCGGGCCATTTATACCGGAACGCTTGATGTCAGCGCGGCTCAGGACTGGATTCGCTCCATGCAATAA
- the hisB gene encoding imidazoleglycerol-phosphate dehydratase HisB, producing MQTREAALERTTKETDIRLRLVLDGQGRAEVSTGFAFADHMLTLMTFWAGFDLELACKGDLEIDAHHSLEDVGLCLGQALAEALGDKAGIERIGWAKVPMDEALAESVVDLSGRAYLVYDDALLPAVIAGEEKDLWREFFKSLAFRAGMNLHLRYEYGLNGHHLLEAAFKATGMALKRAVNRTRQGVASTKGSLD from the coding sequence ATGCAGACACGTGAAGCCGCGCTGGAGCGCACCACTAAGGAGACGGACATCCGTCTGCGCCTTGTCTTGGACGGACAGGGGCGGGCCGAAGTGTCCACTGGATTCGCTTTTGCGGATCACATGCTCACGTTGATGACGTTCTGGGCCGGATTTGACCTGGAACTGGCCTGCAAGGGCGATCTGGAGATCGACGCCCATCACAGCCTGGAAGATGTCGGGCTTTGCCTTGGGCAGGCTCTGGCCGAGGCTTTGGGTGATAAAGCGGGCATTGAACGCATCGGCTGGGCCAAGGTGCCTATGGACGAAGCCCTGGCAGAATCCGTAGTGGATCTTTCGGGGCGGGCCTATTTGGTTTATGACGATGCCTTGTTGCCTGCCGTGATCGCGGGGGAGGAAAAGGATCTCTGGCGCGAATTTTTCAAATCGTTGGCCTTCCGCGCCGGTATGAATCTCCATTTGCGCTATGAATATGGCCTCAATGGCCACCATCTGCTGGAGGCGGCCTTCAAAGCCACGGGCATGGCCCTGAAGCGTGCCGTGAATCGTACCCGGCAGGGCGTGGCCAGCACCAAAGGGAGTCTGGACTGA
- the tatC gene encoding twin-arginine translocase subunit TatC translates to MTTENGKPEELPVTAQEDAAPAGDPNLEDPGLDEAAEEEENDGRMTLMQHLLELRKRVVRCFIGIGVGFLICYPFAEQMFRILMDPMTKALTKVTEHKSVLPQDFFEKFQQAVTQGLQGTDFPYMDQLPTFFDSLQQSMVKVVMHQGQFIYTYPPEAFFAHVKVGLVAGFFLMSPFLFYQIWGFVAPGLYSHERRWIVPVAMISAIFFVAGGLFGYFVVFPFGYEFFASYASDMISFTPKLSEYLGFSLRLLIAFGLVFELPIFIFFLARIGLVTHKGLRRNQKYAILIAFVLAAVLTPPDPFTQSLMAGPLVILYEVGVWVAFVFGKRKKKDAEDQEAPEVATEDAAEEKTEKQESA, encoded by the coding sequence ATGACCACGGAGAACGGCAAGCCTGAAGAATTGCCTGTGACCGCGCAAGAGGATGCCGCTCCGGCTGGGGATCCTAACCTGGAGGATCCCGGCTTGGACGAGGCTGCGGAGGAGGAAGAAAATGACGGCCGCATGACACTGATGCAGCATCTGCTGGAGCTACGTAAGCGAGTGGTGCGATGCTTCATTGGTATTGGGGTCGGTTTCCTCATTTGCTATCCTTTCGCCGAACAGATGTTCCGCATCTTGATGGACCCCATGACCAAGGCGTTGACCAAGGTCACGGAGCACAAGTCCGTCCTGCCACAGGACTTTTTTGAAAAGTTTCAGCAGGCTGTCACTCAGGGACTCCAAGGAACGGACTTCCCCTACATGGATCAGCTTCCAACGTTTTTTGATTCGTTGCAGCAGTCCATGGTCAAGGTGGTCATGCATCAGGGGCAGTTCATCTACACCTATCCGCCGGAGGCATTTTTTGCCCATGTGAAGGTGGGGTTGGTAGCCGGATTCTTCCTCATGAGTCCGTTCCTGTTTTATCAGATTTGGGGTTTTGTGGCTCCAGGGCTGTATTCCCATGAACGGCGCTGGATCGTTCCGGTTGCGATGATTTCCGCCATATTCTTTGTGGCGGGCGGCTTGTTCGGCTATTTCGTCGTGTTTCCGTTCGGGTATGAATTCTTTGCCAGCTACGCTTCGGATATGATTTCCTTTACGCCGAAGCTCTCGGAATATCTTGGCTTCTCGCTACGACTCCTGATCGCATTCGGGTTGGTTTTTGAGCTGCCCATCTTCATTTTCTTCCTGGCGCGCATCGGTCTGGTGACGCACAAGGGACTGCGCCGCAACCAAAAGTATGCGATTTTGATCGCCTTTGTACTGGCCGCCGTGCTTACGCCGCCGGATCCTTTTACCCAATCGCTCATGGCTGGTCCGCTGGTCATTTTGTATGAAGTGGGCGTGTGGGTCGCGTTTGTGTTCGGCAAGCGCAAGAAAAAGGATGCCGAGGACCAGGAGGCACCCGAGGTAGCCACCGAGGATGCAGCCGAAGAAAAGACCGAGAAACAGGAAAGCGCGTAG
- the tatB gene encoding Sec-independent protein translocase protein TatB — MFGIGSTELVIIIVVALVVIGPQKLPEMMRTLGKGLAEFKRVGQDVKETLDNEVKQAEDEIKKQEQEVKEAAKSAAREKAEAVLENGGKSETEDAAKEDGSMASKNESDASPATSASVDGETAKGGGAA; from the coding sequence ATGTTCGGCATCGGCTCGACGGAACTGGTAATCATCATCGTTGTGGCGCTCGTCGTCATTGGACCGCAAAAACTGCCTGAAATGATGCGAACCCTGGGAAAGGGGCTCGCGGAATTCAAACGCGTTGGCCAGGATGTCAAGGAGACACTGGATAACGAGGTCAAACAGGCCGAGGATGAGATTAAAAAACAGGAACAGGAAGTAAAGGAAGCGGCGAAAAGCGCGGCTCGGGAAAAGGCGGAAGCCGTGCTCGAAAACGGCGGCAAGTCCGAAACCGAAGACGCCGCAAAGGAAGACGGTTCCATGGCTTCCAAGAACGAATCCGACGCTTCTCCGGCCACGTCCGCCTCGGTGGATGGTGAGACGGCCAAGGGAGGAGGCGCGGCATGA
- the guaA gene encoding glutamine-hydrolyzing GMP synthase, producing the protein MDKVVILDFGSQFTQLIARRVREAGVYSEIHPCTADPEKVKALNPQALILSGGPSSVLDPASPALDSAYLEWGIPILGICYGMQLLSHNLGGKVVASSEREYGRAEFQAMNDCPLFEGVEESDSMTVWMSHGDRVEAIPPDFEIMGRTESIPFAAMGHPGKRIYALQFHPEVAHTQDGALVLQNFLFKVAGLNPTWSMASFVENTIKELADTIGDAKVVLGLSGGIDSTVAAVLLHKAIGHNLHCIFVDNGLLRMGERQEVIGFLEEHFELNVKCVDAADEFLDKLDGVTDPEKKRKIIGHTFIEVFDREAKAIDGVKFLGQGTLYPDVIESESFKGPSAVIKSHHNVGGLPEKMNLKLVEPLRELFKDEVRRAAYELGMPEHIIWRHPFPGPGLSIRVVGAITRERLEILRLADRIVQNELLASDWYRKVWQGFAVLLPLKTVGVMGDDRTYEHVIALRIVDSVDAMTADWSRLPSELLARISNRIINEVKGVNRVVLDISSKPPSTIEWE; encoded by the coding sequence ATGGATAAGGTCGTCATCCTTGACTTCGGATCCCAGTTTACCCAGCTCATTGCCCGGCGTGTTCGGGAGGCGGGCGTGTATTCCGAGATCCACCCCTGCACTGCGGACCCGGAAAAGGTCAAGGCGTTGAATCCGCAGGCGCTGATCCTCTCGGGCGGGCCGTCCAGCGTGCTGGATCCGGCTTCCCCGGCTCTGGATTCTGCCTATCTGGAATGGGGGATTCCCATCCTTGGGATTTGCTACGGCATGCAGCTGTTGTCCCACAATCTGGGCGGCAAGGTCGTGGCCTCGTCCGAACGGGAATACGGCCGCGCTGAATTTCAGGCCATGAACGATTGTCCGCTGTTTGAGGGCGTTGAGGAGTCGGATTCCATGACCGTATGGATGTCCCACGGGGATCGGGTGGAAGCCATCCCGCCGGACTTCGAGATCATGGGCCGGACCGAATCCATTCCATTTGCTGCCATGGGACACCCGGGCAAGCGCATCTATGCATTACAGTTCCACCCCGAGGTGGCGCATACGCAGGACGGCGCCTTGGTCTTGCAGAACTTTCTCTTCAAGGTGGCCGGACTCAACCCCACGTGGTCCATGGCCTCTTTTGTGGAGAATACGATCAAGGAATTAGCTGACACGATCGGTGATGCCAAAGTGGTGCTTGGTCTCTCCGGCGGCATCGACTCCACTGTGGCCGCGGTGCTCCTGCACAAGGCCATCGGCCACAACCTGCATTGCATTTTCGTGGATAACGGATTGCTGCGCATGGGTGAGCGGCAGGAGGTCATCGGCTTTCTGGAGGAGCACTTTGAACTGAACGTAAAGTGTGTGGATGCGGCCGATGAGTTCCTGGACAAGCTCGACGGGGTCACCGATCCAGAGAAAAAGCGAAAGATCATCGGGCATACCTTCATTGAAGTCTTTGACCGCGAGGCCAAGGCCATTGATGGTGTGAAGTTCCTGGGACAGGGTACGCTCTACCCGGACGTGATCGAGTCCGAATCCTTTAAGGGACCGTCGGCGGTGATCAAAAGCCATCACAACGTGGGGGGGCTGCCGGAAAAAATGAACCTCAAGCTGGTGGAACCCCTGCGTGAGCTGTTCAAGGACGAGGTGCGCCGCGCCGCGTATGAATTGGGCATGCCGGAACATATCATCTGGCGGCATCCCTTCCCCGGCCCTGGGCTGTCCATTCGCGTAGTTGGAGCCATTACCCGGGAGCGGCTGGAAATCTTGCGCCTTGCCGACCGCATCGTGCAGAACGAGTTGCTTGCCTCTGACTGGTATCGCAAGGTATGGCAAGGCTTTGCCGTGCTGTTGCCGCTCAAGACCGTGGGGGTTATGGGTGACGACCGCACCTATGAACACGTCATCGCGCTACGCATCGTGGATAGCGTGGATGCCATGACCGCGGATTGGTCGCGCTTGCCTTCTGAGCTTCTGGCGCGTATTTCCAATCGCATAATTAATGAAGTCAAGGGAGTGAACAGGGTGGTCCTGGACATTTCCTCCAAGCCGCCGAGCACCATTGAGTGGGAGTAG